The Montipora capricornis isolate CH-2021 chromosome 6, ASM3666992v2, whole genome shotgun sequence genome has a window encoding:
- the LOC138051751 gene encoding prohibitin-2-like, which translates to MNEVLKSVVAQFNASQLITMRQEVSLLIRRQLTDRAKDFYIILDDVSITDLSFGREYTAAIEAKQVAQQEAQRAQFLVEKAIQERQQKIVQAEGEAKAATLLGNALKGNPGYLKLRRIRAAQLISNTISNSQNMVFLDSGALMLNVRDTDDVEEALGLESKSKKK; encoded by the exons ATGAATGAG GTTTTGAAGAGTGTTGTGGCCCAGTTCAATGCCTCGCAGCTGATAACCATGCGACAAGAG GTGAGTCTGCTTATCAGAAGGCAGCTAACTGATCGAGCAAAGGACTTTTACATCATCCTGGATGATGTGTCTATT acTGACTTGAGTTTTGGGAGGGAATACACTGCTGCTATTGAGGCAAAGCAAGTTG CCCAGCAAGAAGCACAGCGAGCGCAATTCTTGGTGGAAAAGGCAATCCAAGAGAGACAGCAGAAAATAGTACAAGCTGAAGGAGAAGCCAAGGCAGCCACTTTG CTAGGTAATGCTCTGAAAGGTAATCCTGGTTATTTGAAGCTGAGGAGGATAAGAGCAGCACAACTGATTTCAAACACA aTTTCAAACTCACAAAACATGGTGTTCTTGGATTCAGGAGCACTGATGTTGAATGTCAGAGATACAGATGATGTGGAGGA GGCTTTAGGATTGGAATCAAAGTCGAAAAAGAAATGA